One Pseudomonadota bacterium genomic window carries:
- a CDS encoding nucleoside triphosphate pyrophosphohydrolase family protein yields MANETRLIRSQGLFIEAEAPLGLDEYQQFTTKTDKNERQGIAGLGFVLLGLFGEAGSLLSELKKKQRDKDSYIAYHDSVIEEFGDVLWYFANAALRANLPLAAIAKLLPASLADWDYHGREGASTFVDLQTAKAEFKGPLSTDIVERRLLALAGNVGQLLENFSNRRFDTNRDALSADLVEIFRALVAAADDADVSLDEAARRNIAKTLSRWPIDRKWDPPYDDDFDEDERLPRRIVMVFKEKDVGGKKYVIQQCNGINIGDRLTDNRLEQDDYRFHDVFHLAYAAILGWSPVIRALFKVKRKSRPEIDENQDGARAILIEEGVSTWIFNHALRNQHFRSIDSLDYSLLKAVRELVKGYEVESRPHWQWELAILEGFRVFREVCAHRGGTVIADLNEHTITFKGPK; encoded by the coding sequence GTGGCGAACGAAACGAGGCTGATACGGTCGCAAGGGCTGTTCATCGAGGCCGAGGCGCCACTAGGTCTTGACGAGTACCAGCAATTCACCACAAAAACCGACAAAAACGAGCGGCAAGGCATCGCCGGCTTAGGATTTGTTCTCCTCGGGTTGTTTGGGGAGGCGGGCAGCCTGCTAAGCGAACTCAAAAAGAAACAGCGAGATAAAGATTCCTACATCGCATACCACGACTCGGTTATCGAGGAGTTTGGCGATGTGCTTTGGTACTTCGCCAATGCAGCGCTTCGAGCCAACTTACCCCTCGCCGCGATCGCCAAGCTCTTACCGGCTAGTCTCGCCGACTGGGACTATCACGGCCGCGAGGGTGCATCCACCTTCGTCGATCTCCAAACCGCAAAGGCAGAATTTAAGGGACCCCTCTCGACGGACATCGTCGAGCGTCGACTCTTGGCCCTAGCCGGGAATGTCGGTCAGCTCCTGGAGAATTTCAGCAACCGCAGATTTGATACTAATCGTGACGCGCTCTCGGCTGACCTCGTTGAAATCTTTCGCGCCCTAGTGGCTGCTGCCGATGATGCCGACGTGAGTCTCGATGAGGCAGCACGCCGCAACATCGCAAAGACCTTGAGTCGATGGCCGATCGACCGCAAGTGGGATCCACCGTATGACGATGATTTCGATGAGGACGAACGCCTGCCGCGCCGGATCGTGATGGTGTTCAAGGAGAAAGATGTTGGAGGGAAAAAATACGTCATCCAGCAGTGCAACGGCATCAACATCGGGGATCGTCTGACGGACAACCGACTTGAACAAGATGATTATCGTTTTCATGACGTATTTCATCTCGCGTATGCAGCGATCCTTGGGTGGTCACCGGTCATCCGGGCGCTGTTCAAGGTCAAGCGGAAGAGTCGTCCCGAGATCGATGAGAATCAAGACGGTGCGCGCGCCATCCTCATCGAGGAAGGCGTTTCCACCTGGATTTTTAACCATGCTCTTCGAAATCAACATTTCCGCAGCATCGATTCCCTCGACTATTCCCTTCTAAAGGCTGTTCGCGAACTCGTGAAAGGATATGAAGTGGAAAGCCGTCCGCATTGGCAGTGGGAGCTCGCCATCCTTGAAGGGTTCCGCGTATTCAGAGAAGTGTGCGCGCATCGGGGCGGCACCGTGATCGCCGACCTGAATGAGCACACCATTACGTTCAAAGGACCAAAATGA
- a CDS encoding TIR domain-containing protein encodes MTEETRNVFISHVHEDDEGLGKLKELLGNKGFSIRDGSINAEKPNDASNPDYIKSEILAPRIRWAGTMIVYISPQTRNSPWVDWEIEYAHKAEKRIVGVWAHGAAECDVPDALDKYADAVVGWNSDRIIDAVTGQINDWRTPSGELRSDRPIKRYSCR; translated from the coding sequence ATGACCGAGGAAACCCGAAACGTCTTCATCAGCCACGTTCATGAGGACGACGAAGGGCTGGGGAAGCTGAAGGAGCTTCTCGGGAATAAGGGCTTCAGTATACGGGACGGGTCCATCAACGCTGAGAAGCCGAATGACGCGTCCAATCCCGACTACATCAAGTCCGAAATCCTAGCCCCGCGCATTCGCTGGGCTGGGACCATGATCGTCTATATCTCCCCGCAGACTCGTAACAGTCCCTGGGTCGATTGGGAAATCGAGTACGCCCACAAAGCGGAAAAGCGCATTGTCGGCGTTTGGGCGCATGGTGCCGCCGAGTGTGATGTACCAGACGCACTCGATAAATATGCCGATGCGGTGGTTGGATGGAACAGCGATCGCATCATTGATGCGGTCACAGGACAGATCAACGACTGGAGGACTCCTTCTGGTGAGTTGCGGTCGGATCGACCCATCAAGCGCTATAGCTGCCGATGA
- a CDS encoding DUF499 domain-containing protein, whose translation MEPWYKVATPRKEVREGRSFNPDEFAIALEQVVAGTAPEDYRKPDQFFARTCFTRALREHAGMVLRRLSGKTENTAPVLTLITQFGGGKTHTLTTLYHLVSNGEAAAGYSGVADLVREAGVATVPKGKVAVFVGNAWDPREGRETPWIDIARQLAGDKGVEALGPSAKTTPPGTDAIARVFQAAGAPVLLLFDEVLNFLNRHRGSADSFHAFIQNLTVATTGTTHGACVISLPRSQVEMTEWDQEWQDKISKVVRRVAKDLIANDETEISEVVRRRLFQDLGSERIRKSVARAFGDWCFERRAQLPPEWTAVDSAATEAKAREFLQRRFETCYPFHPATLSVFQRKWQPLPQYQQTRGTLAMLAQWISLAAQDAFRKARTEPLITLGSAPLAEPGFRSVVLGQLGESRLVAAIDTDIAGEQAHARALDADTKGPLRDIHKRVGTAILFESSGGQTDKVAHLPELRFALGEPELDTTTIDNAAFALEDRSYFLRKVGTDGFRIGYQPTMKKVVSDRRASLDHETEVKPAMRKLVEDEFRRGASIPVVPFPRDGAEIPDTPRLTLVAADPETEWSGTGSLRTQIAEWTRSRGKSPRLYPGALVWCLKKPGRDLREKVELALAWRRVAREVADGTLGGEFDRNDRAELQSKVKDAEEAAKDEVWGGYRFAILADGQEADGLKVIDLGAGHSSSGETLCGRVIAALKSEALLNESVGAGYIERNWPPALKDSGAWPLASLRQSFLNGSLTRLVDPDATLKSKIVEFVTRGDFGLASGKKADGTYERIWFQEAVASDEVAFDAGVFLLRKSTAEALRAGKPAMPTPSPEPEPGPTVPPVSEPGPTLGPAPEPATSTRTLRVVGAVPPEVWNRLGTKILPKLRSGSELRIGLEFSVTVSADSATGLANEIRQVLQELGLADAVKVE comes from the coding sequence ATGGAACCTTGGTACAAGGTCGCGACGCCGCGCAAGGAAGTCCGCGAAGGCCGGTCGTTTAACCCCGACGAGTTCGCCATCGCGCTTGAGCAGGTCGTGGCCGGGACGGCGCCGGAGGATTACCGGAAGCCCGACCAGTTCTTCGCCCGCACCTGCTTCACCAGGGCGTTGCGCGAGCATGCAGGAATGGTGCTTCGGCGGCTCTCAGGAAAGACCGAGAATACCGCGCCGGTGCTCACGCTGATCACCCAGTTCGGTGGCGGCAAGACGCATACGCTCACGACGCTCTACCACCTCGTAAGCAATGGCGAGGCGGCAGCGGGCTATTCGGGCGTGGCCGATCTTGTGCGGGAGGCGGGCGTCGCAACCGTGCCCAAAGGGAAGGTCGCGGTCTTTGTCGGCAACGCATGGGATCCGCGCGAGGGGCGTGAGACGCCGTGGATCGACATCGCTCGCCAGCTCGCCGGAGACAAGGGCGTCGAGGCGCTGGGTCCTTCGGCGAAAACCACGCCGCCGGGCACCGACGCGATCGCGCGGGTCTTCCAGGCCGCCGGGGCACCTGTGCTTCTGCTATTCGACGAGGTCCTAAACTTCCTCAATCGCCACCGGGGCAGCGCTGATTCATTCCATGCGTTCATTCAGAACCTGACCGTCGCCACGACGGGGACTACGCACGGCGCATGCGTGATTTCCCTTCCCCGCAGCCAGGTGGAGATGACCGAGTGGGATCAGGAGTGGCAGGACAAGATTTCGAAGGTGGTGCGCCGCGTCGCCAAGGACCTGATCGCCAACGACGAGACCGAGATCAGCGAGGTCGTGCGCCGGCGGCTGTTCCAGGACCTTGGCAGCGAAAGGATCCGCAAGAGCGTCGCGCGGGCCTTTGGCGACTGGTGCTTCGAGCGGCGCGCCCAGCTCCCGCCCGAGTGGACAGCGGTGGATTCCGCGGCGACCGAGGCCAAGGCGCGCGAGTTCCTCCAGCGCCGCTTCGAGACGTGTTACCCGTTCCATCCGGCGACGCTGTCAGTCTTCCAACGGAAATGGCAGCCGCTGCCGCAGTACCAGCAGACGCGCGGCACGCTCGCGATGCTGGCCCAGTGGATATCGCTGGCGGCCCAGGACGCGTTCCGCAAGGCGCGCACCGAGCCGTTGATCACGCTCGGGTCGGCACCGCTGGCCGAGCCGGGCTTCCGCAGCGTCGTGCTGGGCCAGCTCGGCGAGTCCCGCCTCGTCGCTGCGATCGACACAGATATCGCCGGCGAGCAGGCTCATGCGAGGGCGCTCGACGCCGATACCAAGGGACCGCTCCGCGACATTCACAAGCGGGTTGGCACCGCGATCTTGTTCGAATCGTCGGGCGGGCAGACCGACAAGGTCGCGCATCTCCCGGAGCTCCGCTTCGCGCTCGGCGAGCCGGAGCTGGATACGACGACCATCGATAATGCCGCCTTCGCGCTTGAAGACCGCTCCTACTTCCTGCGCAAGGTGGGGACGGACGGATTCCGGATCGGCTATCAGCCGACGATGAAGAAGGTTGTGAGCGACCGTCGGGCGTCCCTTGACCATGAGACAGAGGTCAAACCCGCCATGCGGAAGCTCGTCGAGGACGAGTTCCGGCGTGGCGCCAGCATCCCTGTCGTCCCCTTCCCGCGCGACGGCGCGGAGATTCCTGACACGCCCAGATTGACGCTCGTCGCAGCCGATCCCGAAACGGAATGGTCCGGCACCGGCTCGCTCCGCACCCAGATCGCCGAGTGGACTCGAAGCCGCGGCAAGTCGCCCCGACTCTATCCGGGTGCGCTCGTGTGGTGCCTCAAGAAGCCAGGGCGGGATCTGCGCGAGAAGGTGGAGCTCGCGCTCGCATGGAGGCGGGTCGCGCGCGAGGTGGCCGATGGCACGCTGGGCGGGGAGTTCGACCGCAATGACCGGGCGGAACTCCAGTCGAAGGTCAAAGACGCGGAAGAGGCCGCCAAGGACGAGGTCTGGGGCGGCTACCGCTTCGCCATCCTTGCCGACGGCCAGGAAGCGGATGGGCTCAAGGTGATCGACCTCGGTGCGGGACATTCGTCAAGCGGCGAGACGCTTTGCGGGCGCGTCATCGCCGCCCTCAAGTCCGAAGCGCTCCTGAACGAGTCGGTCGGCGCTGGATACATCGAGCGCAACTGGCCACCGGCGCTGAAGGACTCGGGCGCCTGGCCCCTTGCGAGCCTTCGACAGAGCTTTCTCAATGGCTCGCTGACTCGGCTCGTCGATCCCGACGCCACTTTGAAGTCCAAGATCGTCGAGTTCGTGACACGCGGCGATTTCGGCTTGGCATCGGGCAAGAAGGCCGACGGCACGTACGAGCGGATCTGGTTCCAGGAGGCGGTTGCGTCTGACGAGGTCGCTTTCGACGCCGGAGTGTTCCTGTTGAGGAAGAGCACGGCGGAAGCGCTCAGGGCCGGGAAGCCAGCGATGCCCACCCCAAGTCCGGAGCCCGAGCCGGGCCCCACGGTCCCGCCCGTTTCGGAACCTGGTCCCACGCTTGGCCCCGCCCCCGAGCCCGCAACTTCAACACGGACACTCCGCGTTGTGGGCGCCGTCCCCCCGGAGGTCTGGAACCGCCTTGGTACGAAGATTCTGCCAAAGCTCCGCTCCGGCTCGGAACTCAGGATCGGACTCGAGTTCTCGGTCACTGTCTCTGCCGATTCCGCGACCGGCCTTGCGAACGAGATTCGGCAGGTCCTGCAGGAACTCGGCCTCGCCGATGCGGTAAAGGTGGAATAG
- a CDS encoding structural protein P5, translating into MTTQTRALPRGIRNHNPLNIRLNPANRWQGRIEPERNTDGAFEQFEGPVWGLRAGAVLIIAHYNRRGADTIRKLVSIWAPPSENDTEAYAAFVARESGFGADQKLDMHRAEHLRPVLVAMIRMENGQQPYTDAQIDAALVRAGVLPPGRQLSQSRTVRGGQAAATGTLGAAAIEAVQETIGPAQDVLVGIAPYLDAAKWALLLVTLVGIGVMLWARIDDRRRGLR; encoded by the coding sequence ATGACCACGCAGACGCGAGCCCTGCCGCGCGGCATCCGCAATCACAACCCGCTCAACATCCGCTTGAACCCGGCCAACCGCTGGCAGGGGCGCATCGAGCCCGAGCGCAACACCGACGGTGCCTTCGAGCAGTTCGAGGGCCCCGTCTGGGGCCTGCGCGCCGGCGCCGTGCTGATCATCGCCCACTACAACCGCCGCGGCGCCGACACCATCCGCAAGCTGGTGAGCATCTGGGCGCCGCCCAGCGAGAACGACACGGAAGCCTATGCCGCCTTCGTGGCGCGCGAGAGCGGCTTCGGCGCGGACCAGAAGCTCGACATGCACCGCGCCGAGCATCTGCGGCCCGTGCTTGTCGCGATGATCCGCATGGAGAACGGGCAGCAGCCCTACACGGACGCCCAAATCGACGCGGCGCTGGTGCGTGCCGGCGTGCTGCCGCCCGGGCGCCAGCTCAGCCAGTCGCGCACCGTGCGCGGCGGCCAGGCAGCGGCGACCGGCACGCTCGGCGCAGCGGCGATCGAAGCGGTGCAGGAGACGATCGGGCCGGCACAGGACGTGCTCGTCGGGATCGCGCCCTATCTCGATGCTGCCAAGTGGGCGCTGCTCCTCGTCACGCTGGTCGGCATCGGCGTGATGCTCTGGGCGCGGATCGACGACCGCCGCCGGGGGCTCCGGTGA
- a CDS encoding DUF1156 domain-containing protein, whose translation MIPKDCKRLAEVDFPIAEVSRHAAREKSIRHGHPSTLHLWWARRPLASSRAVLLGLLWPDPCDPLCPREFKEQAQKLLRQVAGCNPGTTDEDLRKALLKFVADFANWDLASNRTYLDVSRALVKAAHGEEPPLVVDPFAGGGSIPLEALRVGCEAFASDLNPVACLILKVMLEDIPRHGPKLAEELRLIGAEIKKKAEKELAGFYPKDPDGAVPIAYLWVRTVRCESPNCGAEIPLARSFWLSKKASRKRALRHRVERSQGQPPRVEFQVFEPKTEKDVPGGTVTRAKATCISCGAVLPPERVRAQLSTQRGGADVVFDEKGQRSAGARMLAVVTLKPGETGRHYRLPTERDYEAVRKARVHVAKLLDEWERNGKQGLCPVPDEPLPPRNTNCFRVPNYGVKQWKDLLNPRQLATAHALAKTICSTLEEQPALQDLMALCLNKSIDLGNSFVRWKLDAECPVNLFARQAISMVWDYAEAVLTESSSGSFDSSVERSGHTISQCYFPTSSTAQVQVADATRSPLPDASCQVWFTDPPYYDAIGYAELADFFFVWLKRSLAQRNALRDPFDAANPLTPKRQEIVQDERYEAEDGQPKTKAFFETAMGRAFGEGRRVLCEDGVGSVVFAHKTTEGWEALLSGMIRGGWTITGSWPIATEMGSRLRARESAALATSVHLICRPRPDDAPIGDWADVLRELPKRVGDWMEHLQGEGVRGADLVFACIGPALEIFSRYAKVETADGREVALAEYLEKVWEVVGRSALGQVLGTAEARARNGAAGAVEEDARLTALFLWTLQSTNGEVAENASDDGKDEEAADDEEDEEGASRGKAKGFTLVFDVVRRFAQPLGIDLPKWEGRVIETKKGVVRLLPIAERAKQLFGDEGAQAVATQLELGTSTGVNPLQGMLFPEMEAAPKVRGRGARGRSGRMAVDVSEESLASAREATTLDRIHAAMLLQAGGRTNALRALLKAEQERSPDFLRLANALSALYPRGSEEKRLLDAMLLAVPR comes from the coding sequence ATGATCCCCAAAGACTGCAAGCGTCTTGCCGAAGTGGATTTCCCGATCGCCGAAGTGTCGCGGCACGCGGCACGGGAGAAGTCGATCCGTCATGGGCACCCGAGCACGCTCCATCTTTGGTGGGCGCGGCGGCCATTGGCGTCGAGCCGGGCGGTCCTGCTCGGTCTCCTCTGGCCCGATCCGTGCGATCCACTGTGTCCGCGTGAGTTCAAGGAGCAGGCGCAAAAGCTCCTGCGGCAGGTCGCAGGTTGCAATCCAGGCACAACGGACGAGGACCTGCGCAAGGCGTTGCTCAAATTCGTCGCCGACTTTGCGAACTGGGATCTCGCGTCCAACCGCACCTATCTCGATGTCAGCCGCGCGCTGGTGAAGGCGGCGCATGGGGAAGAGCCGCCACTGGTCGTGGACCCGTTCGCCGGTGGCGGCTCGATCCCTCTGGAAGCGCTGCGGGTGGGCTGCGAGGCCTTCGCGAGCGATCTCAACCCCGTCGCCTGTTTGATCCTGAAAGTGATGCTAGAGGACATCCCGCGCCATGGCCCGAAGCTCGCAGAAGAGCTTCGCCTCATCGGCGCGGAGATCAAGAAGAAGGCGGAAAAGGAACTCGCCGGCTTCTATCCGAAGGACCCGGATGGTGCGGTGCCGATCGCCTATCTCTGGGTGCGCACCGTACGCTGCGAGTCGCCCAACTGCGGCGCCGAAATTCCGCTCGCGCGTTCGTTCTGGCTCAGCAAAAAGGCGAGCCGCAAGCGAGCGCTCCGCCACCGGGTCGAACGTTCACAGGGCCAGCCGCCACGCGTCGAGTTCCAGGTCTTCGAGCCGAAGACTGAGAAGGATGTGCCGGGCGGCACCGTGACTCGCGCCAAGGCGACCTGCATCTCCTGCGGTGCGGTCCTGCCACCCGAGCGAGTACGAGCACAACTTTCCACCCAGCGCGGCGGTGCAGACGTGGTGTTCGACGAGAAGGGTCAACGCTCGGCAGGAGCACGGATGCTTGCGGTGGTGACGCTAAAGCCGGGCGAGACCGGTCGGCACTATCGGCTGCCGACTGAGCGCGATTACGAGGCGGTGCGCAAGGCGCGTGTGCACGTGGCGAAGCTACTCGACGAATGGGAACGCAACGGGAAGCAGGGTCTCTGTCCGGTGCCGGATGAACCGTTGCCGCCGAGAAATACAAACTGCTTTAGGGTGCCCAACTACGGAGTCAAGCAGTGGAAGGACTTGCTAAACCCGCGACAGCTCGCCACCGCGCATGCCCTTGCGAAGACAATATGCTCAACACTGGAAGAGCAACCAGCACTGCAAGATTTGATGGCGCTGTGCCTTAACAAATCGATCGACCTTGGAAATTCATTTGTTCGGTGGAAACTTGATGCTGAGTGTCCAGTAAATCTCTTTGCGCGCCAAGCCATTTCAATGGTTTGGGATTACGCTGAGGCGGTTCTTACTGAGTCCTCCAGCGGAAGTTTCGACAGCTCAGTTGAAAGAAGCGGTCATACTATTTCCCAATGTTACTTTCCAACCAGCTCAACCGCACAGGTCCAAGTCGCGGATGCCACAAGGTCGCCGTTACCCGACGCGTCTTGTCAGGTCTGGTTTACCGACCCGCCATACTATGATGCGATTGGCTACGCGGAATTGGCGGATTTTTTCTTTGTCTGGCTCAAGCGGTCTCTCGCTCAGCGGAACGCCCTTCGTGATCCGTTTGACGCGGCGAATCCACTTACGCCGAAACGTCAAGAAATCGTGCAAGATGAGCGGTATGAAGCCGAGGATGGCCAGCCAAAGACAAAGGCTTTTTTCGAAACCGCTATGGGGCGCGCCTTTGGCGAGGGTCGCCGAGTACTGTGCGAAGACGGTGTCGGTTCAGTCGTTTTTGCTCATAAGACGACGGAGGGCTGGGAAGCGCTGCTCTCCGGCATGATCCGTGGCGGTTGGACAATCACCGGGTCGTGGCCAATTGCAACAGAAATGGGCTCTCGATTGCGCGCGAGAGAGTCCGCCGCCCTCGCAACCAGCGTCCATCTCATCTGCCGCCCGCGTCCCGACGACGCGCCGATCGGCGACTGGGCCGACGTTCTGCGAGAGCTGCCGAAGCGCGTTGGCGACTGGATGGAGCACCTGCAGGGCGAGGGCGTCCGTGGCGCCGACCTCGTCTTCGCTTGCATCGGACCGGCGCTCGAAATCTTCAGTCGTTATGCCAAAGTCGAAACGGCCGACGGGCGCGAGGTTGCGCTCGCCGAGTACCTGGAGAAGGTGTGGGAGGTCGTGGGTCGGAGCGCGCTCGGCCAGGTGCTCGGCACCGCCGAAGCGCGCGCGCGCAACGGTGCGGCCGGCGCCGTAGAAGAGGACGCGCGGCTCACGGCGCTGTTCCTCTGGACGCTACAGAGCACGAACGGCGAAGTAGCGGAGAACGCAAGCGACGACGGCAAGGACGAGGAGGCGGCGGACGACGAGGAGGACGAAGAAGGCGCGTCACGCGGCAAGGCGAAGGGCTTCACGCTGGTCTTCGACGTGGTTCGTCGCTTTGCCCAGCCGCTCGGAATCGACTTGCCCAAGTGGGAAGGCCGCGTCATCGAGACGAAGAAGGGCGTCGTGCGCCTGCTGCCCATCGCCGAGCGGGCGAAGCAGCTCTTCGGCGACGAAGGCGCCCAGGCGGTTGCCACTCAGCTCGAGCTGGGAACCTCGACTGGCGTCAATCCCCTTCAGGGCATGCTGTTCCCCGAAATGGAGGCGGCTCCGAAAGTGCGCGGCCGCGGCGCACGGGGCCGCAGCGGGCGCATGGCCGTCGACGTCTCGGAAGAAAGCTTGGCTTCTGCGCGGGAGGCCACGACCCTCGACCGCATCCACGCGGCCATGCTGCTCCAGGCGGGCGGCCGCACCAATGCGCTGCGTGCGCTGCTGAAGGCCGAGCAGGAGCGCAGCCCGGACTTCCTGCGGCTCGCCAATGCCCTCTCCGCTCTCTACCCGAGGGGCAGCGAGGAGAAGCGCCTCCTCGACGCGATGCTTCTCGCGGTGCCGAGGTGA
- a CDS encoding uracil-DNA glycosylase: MSRTNKSEARQFVERLAALRFDTVFNPYAQACPEWDSGNAAATRRRNLELVLEAAMEKGVESIWVARDLGYRGGRRTGLALTDEVHLSYHAALFGTPPLARATKGPAVAERTAAVVWQMLRAIDRPIFLWNVFPLHPHQPEDPMSNRCHTRAERAACRPLLVWLLDALQPRNIVAIGRDAHAALDDLGVRATSVRHPSYGGQPEFVSGLAALYGLSSMASSNTSQLRMFR; this comes from the coding sequence ATGAGCCGCACCAATAAGAGTGAAGCACGGCAATTCGTCGAACGGCTAGCAGCGCTTCGTTTCGACACCGTTTTCAATCCCTATGCCCAAGCGTGCCCAGAATGGGACAGCGGCAACGCTGCGGCAACTCGTCGACGTAACCTTGAGCTCGTCCTTGAAGCCGCGATGGAAAAAGGGGTCGAGTCAATCTGGGTCGCGCGGGACCTAGGATATCGAGGTGGCCGTCGAACCGGTCTCGCCCTAACCGACGAAGTGCATCTTTCCTATCATGCGGCGCTGTTTGGTACGCCACCGCTCGCCCGCGCGACCAAGGGGCCCGCGGTAGCCGAACGAACCGCTGCCGTTGTATGGCAGATGCTTCGCGCGATCGATCGTCCAATCTTTCTCTGGAATGTCTTCCCGCTTCACCCCCATCAGCCAGAAGACCCGATGTCGAATCGCTGCCACACGCGAGCGGAGCGGGCCGCTTGTCGACCCTTATTGGTCTGGCTTCTGGACGCGCTGCAGCCTCGCAACATAGTTGCTATTGGCCGGGATGCGCACGCTGCGCTTGACGATCTGGGCGTAAGGGCAACGTCAGTGCGCCACCCGAGCTACGGCGGACAGCCGGAGTTCGTCAGCGGTCTAGCAGCTCTGTACGGTTTGTCCTCTATGGCGTCGAGCAATACTTCCCAGTTGCGTATGTTCCGGTAG
- a CDS encoding TIR domain-containing protein: MNATRRKCFVSYHHADQPWVDRFVNTFDHGQNLFIARGLGQTMAQDIIDSTDPEYVMRRIRELYIRDSTVTLVMLGRCTWARRYVDWEIQASLRAPQNGLANGLLAIKMPAFPEDGAFPDRLNRNLLTPEKKAAGSDCFARWMAYPQSSDELWQAIEAAFQRRTTHAHLIENPRDRFTYNRQCE, translated from the coding sequence ATGAATGCAACGAGACGCAAATGCTTCGTCTCATATCACCATGCCGACCAGCCGTGGGTTGATCGCTTTGTTAACACATTTGATCACGGGCAGAATCTGTTCATTGCTCGCGGACTAGGGCAGACAATGGCTCAGGACATCATTGACAGCACTGACCCCGAGTACGTCATGCGACGCATCCGCGAACTTTACATTCGCGACTCGACTGTGACGCTGGTGATGCTGGGCAGATGCACATGGGCGAGGCGCTACGTCGACTGGGAAATCCAGGCATCGCTGCGGGCGCCGCAGAACGGGCTTGCCAATGGGTTGCTTGCCATCAAGATGCCTGCCTTCCCCGAGGATGGCGCCTTTCCGGATCGCCTGAACAGGAATCTGCTGACCCCTGAAAAGAAGGCTGCCGGAAGCGATTGCTTCGCCCGTTGGATGGCCTACCCGCAATCGTCGGACGAGCTATGGCAGGCCATCGAGGCGGCGTTTCAGCGGCGAACGACACATGCCCATTTGATCGAAAATCCCAGAGATCGCTTCACGTACAACCGGCAGTGCGAGTGA